One Panicum virgatum strain AP13 chromosome 3N, P.virgatum_v5, whole genome shotgun sequence DNA segment encodes these proteins:
- the LOC120667466 gene encoding protein AUXIN-REGULATED GENE INVOLVED IN ORGAN SIZE-like encodes MVLERRRPGSRAAGGGMRGGGKLQAQGQARARAPAAPGQGYFTAGLAGLFLCLTALLVLLPLVLPPLPPPPLPLLLVPVGLMAVLLALALVPSSDGRRASGASSCLY; translated from the coding sequence ATGGTGCtggagaggcggcggccgggttcccgcgcggccggaggcggaatgcgcggcggcgggaagcTGCAGGCGCAAGgccaggcgcgggcgcgggcgccggcggcgcccgggcAGGGGTACTTCACGGCGGGGCTGGCGGGGCTGTTCCTCTGCCTGACCGCGCTGCTGGTGCTCCTGCCGCTGGTGCTGCccccgctgccaccgccgccgctgccgctgctgctggtgccggTGGGGCTCATGGCCGTCCTGCTCGCGCTGGCGCTCGTGCCGTCCTCCGACGGccggcgcgcgagcggcgcctCGTCGTGCCTGTACTGA